The Christiangramia flava JLT2011 genome has a segment encoding these proteins:
- a CDS encoding uroporphyrinogen-III synthase has product MKVKTILVSQPEPKVENSPYFELEEKQKVKIDFIPFIHVEGVPSKEVRQQKVDLTNHTAIILTSRNAVDHFFRIAEEMRYKVPDTLKYFCLSEAVAYYLQKYVVYRKRKIYVGKRTFADLAPLIKKYKNEKFLLPSSDMLKPEVPRTLNKLGVEWKKAVFYRTVVSDLSHLKDVTYDILVFFSPSGIKSLFENFPDFKQNNTRIAVFGNTTIKAAKEHGLTVNIKAPTPETPSMTMAISKYISEVNKK; this is encoded by the coding sequence ATGAAAGTGAAAACAATTTTGGTTTCTCAGCCTGAACCTAAGGTAGAAAATTCTCCTTATTTCGAGCTCGAGGAAAAACAGAAAGTTAAAATTGATTTCATCCCTTTTATTCATGTTGAAGGTGTTCCTTCAAAAGAAGTAAGACAGCAAAAAGTTGATCTTACCAATCATACGGCGATCATTCTTACCAGCCGTAATGCCGTTGACCATTTTTTCAGAATTGCTGAAGAGATGCGTTACAAAGTGCCCGACACCCTGAAATATTTCTGCCTGAGCGAAGCGGTAGCTTACTATCTTCAGAAATATGTGGTGTATCGCAAGAGAAAGATTTATGTAGGGAAGAGAACATTTGCAGATCTGGCTCCGCTGATCAAGAAATACAAGAACGAGAAATTTTTACTGCCTTCTTCAGATATGCTGAAACCTGAGGTTCCACGCACCCTGAACAAACTGGGAGTAGAATGGAAAAAAGCGGTTTTTTACCGAACCGTGGTAAGCGACCTTTCCCACCTGAAAGATGTGACTTACGACATCCTGGTATTCTTTAGCCCTAGCGGGATCAAATCACTTTTTGAGAATTTCCCAGATTTCAAACAAAACAATACCCGAATTGCCGTTTTTGGCAATACTACCATCAAGGCCGCCAAGGAACACGGGCTTACCGTAAATATCAAGGCGCCAACACCCGAAACACCCAGTATGACCATGGCGATCAGTAAATACATCAGCGAGGTAAACAAAAAATAG
- a CDS encoding DUF4271 domain-containing protein produces the protein MQAVDRIYDSHDWITMLFVFSFFLLALARILYPQRFVEFINIPNSGKFISFKGKENHAFHGFNILLLLVQAIAISIFLFLGFQAFFQTEEPAGIIFIRIMTGYLCFLLLKTGVEKIIGNIFELDARMDYYIFQKISYRSFVSLFVLLASVFLVYSLQPSRAILLGIGLIVLLSNVIALIIIYRRNQNLLVANWFYFILYLCALEIAPYIILYKLITI, from the coding sequence ATGCAGGCTGTAGACCGAATTTATGATTCTCACGACTGGATAACCATGTTATTCGTCTTCAGTTTTTTCCTACTTGCCCTTGCCAGAATTCTCTATCCTCAACGTTTCGTTGAATTCATTAATATTCCTAACTCCGGTAAATTTATTTCCTTTAAAGGAAAAGAGAACCATGCTTTTCATGGTTTTAACATTTTGTTGTTACTGGTGCAGGCAATTGCGATTTCCATCTTCCTTTTTCTGGGCTTCCAGGCATTTTTTCAAACGGAAGAACCTGCCGGCATCATTTTCATCAGGATCATGACGGGTTATCTCTGCTTTTTACTGCTGAAGACCGGAGTGGAAAAAATCATTGGAAATATCTTTGAGCTGGATGCTCGAATGGACTATTATATCTTTCAGAAAATAAGCTACCGGAGTTTTGTGTCACTATTCGTATTACTGGCTTCGGTTTTTCTCGTTTACAGCCTCCAGCCATCCCGCGCAATTCTTCTGGGAATTGGCCTTATCGTACTGCTCTCGAACGTTATCGCGTTAATTATTATCTATAGAAGAAATCAAAACCTGCTTGTAGCCAATTGGTTCTATTTTATTTTGTACCTTTGCGCTCTCGAAATCGCCCCTTATATTATTTTGTACAAGCTGATTACAATTTAA
- a CDS encoding polyprenol monophosphomannose synthase translates to MANGIIIIPTYNEIENIERIIRNIFSQRRKFHVVVVDDNSPDGTATRVRTLQAEFHDSLFLLERKGKQGLGTAYIHGFKWALEKDYEFIFEMDADFSHNPNDLIRLYNACKRDEADVAIGSRYITGVNVVNWPMNRVLMSWLASRYVRFVTGMDIEDTTAGYVCYKREVLEAIDLDKIQFVGYAFQIEMKFKAYLLKYKIVEVPVIFTDRTRGTSKMSGAIISEAVFGVIKMKLKSLFNRIKV, encoded by the coding sequence ATGGCGAATGGGATAATTATTATACCCACCTATAATGAAATAGAGAATATAGAGCGAATTATTCGCAATATCTTCTCGCAGCGACGCAAATTTCATGTAGTGGTGGTTGATGATAATTCTCCAGACGGTACGGCTACCAGGGTTCGAACCCTTCAGGCCGAGTTCCATGACAGCCTTTTTCTGCTGGAACGAAAAGGGAAGCAGGGCTTGGGAACCGCCTATATTCATGGTTTTAAATGGGCTCTGGAAAAAGATTACGAGTTCATATTTGAAATGGATGCCGATTTTTCGCATAATCCTAACGATCTCATACGCCTGTACAATGCCTGCAAGCGCGATGAGGCCGATGTGGCAATAGGTTCTCGATATATTACGGGAGTTAATGTGGTCAACTGGCCCATGAACCGGGTTTTGATGTCCTGGCTGGCCTCGAGATACGTTCGGTTTGTGACAGGAATGGATATAGAGGATACCACGGCAGGTTACGTATGTTACAAAAGAGAAGTTCTGGAAGCAATAGATTTGGATAAAATTCAGTTTGTGGGATATGCTTTCCAGATCGAAATGAAGTTCAAGGCCTATTTGCTAAAATATAAAATTGTGGAAGTACCGGTGATATTTACTGACAGGACCCGGGGAACTTCCAAGATGAGCGGCGCTATTATTTCTGAAGCCGTTTTTGGAGTAATTAAAATGAAGCTGAAAAGTCTGTTTAACAGGATAAAAGTCTGA
- a CDS encoding dihydroorotase yields MKKVLIKNAKIVNEGKIHEGDVFIEDGIISEISESISAKSPDVNIYDAEGTYLLPGLIDDQVHFREPGLTHKENIETGSRAAVAGGITTFMEMPNTLPQTTTMELLEEKYRIASETSYANYAFMFGGTNDNLSEIEKIDPKKVPALKLFLGSSTGNMLVDDEKVLEEIFKKSPVIIAAHCEDEETIKKNLQECVERYGDDIPIELHPKIRSEEACYKSSSRAVKLAQKTGARLHVFHVSTAKELSLFNNKKALKDKKITAEVCIHHLWFNEDDYAKKGTYIKWNPAVKTKKDQEALIQGLIDDHLDVLATDHAPHTKQEKKNVYTKAPSGGPLVQHALPALLQMHHQGKITLEKIVEKACHNPAILFDIEKRGFIREGYKADLVLVDLNSPWAVQPDNIFSKCQWSPFEGTTFKSRVTHTFVNGRLVYKNFKHQPFQKVAERLTFDR; encoded by the coding sequence ATGAAAAAAGTACTAATTAAGAACGCGAAAATAGTTAATGAGGGAAAGATTCACGAAGGTGATGTTTTCATTGAAGATGGAATTATTTCAGAAATTTCCGAAAGTATCAGTGCCAAATCACCCGATGTAAATATTTACGATGCAGAAGGGACCTATTTGCTTCCGGGGTTAATTGACGATCAGGTACATTTCCGTGAGCCGGGTCTTACCCACAAGGAAAATATTGAAACAGGCTCCAGAGCTGCTGTTGCCGGTGGGATCACCACTTTTATGGAGATGCCGAATACGCTTCCGCAGACCACTACAATGGAGCTGCTGGAAGAAAAATACCGTATCGCTTCTGAAACTTCTTACGCCAATTATGCGTTCATGTTTGGAGGCACCAACGACAACCTTTCAGAAATTGAAAAGATCGATCCTAAAAAAGTGCCGGCTTTAAAATTGTTTTTGGGTTCTTCTACCGGGAATATGCTGGTAGACGACGAAAAAGTACTGGAAGAGATTTTTAAAAAATCACCGGTTATCATCGCGGCACATTGTGAAGATGAAGAAACGATCAAGAAAAATCTTCAGGAATGTGTAGAGCGTTATGGCGATGATATTCCTATTGAATTGCATCCGAAGATCAGAAGTGAAGAAGCCTGTTATAAATCTTCTTCCCGGGCGGTGAAACTGGCTCAAAAAACCGGCGCGCGGCTGCATGTTTTTCATGTTTCGACCGCCAAGGAGCTTAGTCTTTTCAATAATAAAAAAGCGCTGAAAGACAAGAAAATCACTGCGGAAGTATGTATCCATCACCTTTGGTTCAACGAAGATGATTATGCGAAAAAAGGTACTTACATCAAATGGAATCCGGCAGTTAAAACCAAGAAAGATCAGGAAGCCCTGATCCAGGGACTTATCGATGATCACCTGGACGTACTGGCGACCGATCATGCGCCTCATACCAAGCAGGAGAAAAAGAATGTTTATACCAAAGCACCCAGTGGTGGGCCTCTAGTGCAGCATGCTTTACCGGCACTGCTGCAAATGCACCATCAGGGAAAGATCACTTTGGAGAAAATTGTGGAAAAAGCCTGTCACAATCCTGCAATTCTTTTTGATATCGAAAAAAGAGGATTCATTAGGGAAGGTTACAAGGCAGATCTGGTGCTGGTAGATCTGAATTCGCCCTGGGCAGTACAACCAGACAATATTTTTTCAAAATGCCAGTGGTCTCCCTTTGAAGGCACCACCTTCAAATCTCGTGTGACGCATACTTTTGTGAACGGTAGACTCGTCTATAAAAATTTCAAACATCAGCCTTTTCAAAAGGTTGCGGAAAGATTGACTTTTGACAGGTAA
- a CDS encoding DUF4296 domain-containing protein: MTGKFRNSVLWILLGLAAFSCQDVHKAEKPDDLIAEDQMIDILTELSLVQAARNFNKQKLEDLGINPDEYIYEKYGIDSLQFEKSSDYYAENYLEYDRMYDSVKARIEKLKVRLDSIRDREIEIRDSLALITKDSLKIVDSLRNTVKMDSLEIEQFMKNWKGENLLLEEQDAEEQDSLIAPPAIIKTDDSN, from the coding sequence TTGACAGGTAAATTTAGAAATAGCGTTCTTTGGATCCTTCTAGGGCTCGCAGCCTTTTCCTGCCAGGATGTTCATAAAGCGGAAAAGCCCGATGACCTGATCGCGGAAGATCAAATGATCGATATTTTAACAGAATTAAGCCTGGTTCAGGCCGCGAGAAATTTCAATAAGCAGAAACTGGAAGATCTCGGTATTAATCCTGATGAATATATTTACGAAAAATACGGCATCGATTCGCTGCAATTCGAGAAAAGCAGCGATTATTATGCTGAAAATTACCTGGAGTACGATCGTATGTATGACAGCGTTAAAGCTCGTATCGAAAAACTGAAGGTGCGTCTGGATTCCATCAGGGATCGGGAGATCGAGATCAGGGATAGCCTGGCGCTCATCACGAAAGATTCGCTGAAAATAGTAGATTCTTTGCGGAATACCGTTAAAATGGACAGCCTGGAGATCGAGCAGTTCATGAAGAACTGGAAAGGAGAAAATCTCTTGCTGGAAGAGCAGGATGCTGAAGAACAGGATAGTCTTATCGCTCCTCCTGCGATTATCAAAACTGACGATTCTAACTAA
- a CDS encoding NAD-dependent epimerase/dehydratase family protein produces MILVTGGTGLVGAHLLFELCLQNEKLIATRRPGSDVQAVRKVFNYYTSEKEADLLFSRILWKEADLLDIPALEKAFVDIDIVYHCAALISFDPKDEQLLRKTNIKGTANLVNLSIDRKVEKFCYVSSVAALGSPDKNGKVTEVSKWNPEENHNDYAISKHGAEIEVWRGSQEGLKVYIVNPGIIVGPGFWNSGSGELFSRIDKGLSYHFPKVSGFVSVHDVVKAMLMLTESDHENEQFVLVAENLSFEQVLKQTAKYLQKPVPNKQLKKWMIATGWFFQKIGGIFGRRQQITRDSINGLFEATYYDSSKIQKHLSFHFQPVDEALEETAKIYLQEKN; encoded by the coding sequence ATGATTCTTGTAACCGGAGGGACGGGTTTGGTAGGCGCACATTTGCTCTTTGAGCTCTGCCTTCAAAATGAAAAGCTGATTGCTACCCGGCGACCAGGCAGCGATGTGCAGGCCGTTCGCAAAGTCTTCAATTATTATACTTCTGAAAAGGAAGCTGATTTGCTGTTTTCCAGGATCCTGTGGAAAGAGGCCGATTTGCTGGACATTCCTGCCCTTGAAAAAGCTTTTGTGGATATCGATATCGTGTACCACTGTGCCGCGCTTATCTCTTTCGATCCCAAAGACGAGCAACTTCTGCGGAAAACCAACATCAAAGGCACCGCAAATCTGGTAAATCTTTCGATAGACCGAAAAGTGGAAAAATTCTGCTACGTGAGCAGCGTGGCCGCATTGGGTTCTCCTGATAAAAACGGGAAAGTCACTGAAGTTTCAAAATGGAACCCGGAAGAAAATCATAACGATTATGCCATTTCCAAGCATGGAGCAGAAATTGAAGTTTGGAGAGGCAGCCAGGAAGGTCTGAAAGTCTATATTGTAAATCCGGGAATCATCGTAGGTCCTGGTTTTTGGAACAGCGGTAGCGGAGAACTTTTCAGCAGGATAGATAAAGGGCTTTCTTATCATTTTCCGAAGGTGAGCGGCTTTGTAAGTGTTCATGATGTGGTGAAAGCTATGTTGATGCTTACGGAATCTGATCACGAAAATGAGCAATTTGTGCTGGTTGCTGAGAATTTAAGTTTTGAACAAGTATTGAAGCAAACTGCGAAATATCTTCAGAAACCTGTGCCCAACAAACAGCTCAAAAAATGGATGATCGCCACCGGCTGGTTTTTTCAGAAGATCGGAGGGATTTTTGGAAGGCGGCAGCAAATCACCAGGGATTCCATAAACGGACTTTTTGAAGCAACCTATTATGATTCTTCAAAAATTCAGAAACATTTATCCTTCCATTTCCAGCCTGTAGATGAGGCGCTGGAGGAAACGGCAAAAATTTATTTACAGGAAAAAAATTAG
- the tyrS gene encoding tyrosine--tRNA ligase: protein MSKNFVEELTWRGMLHDAMPGTDEHLMEAMRSAYVGIDPTADSLHIGHLVGVMMLRHFQLCGHKPYALIGGATGMIGDPSGKSAERNLLDEETLRHNQNCLKEQLSRFLDFNSEAENTAVLVNNYDWMKDFSFLEFIRDVGKHITVNYMMAKDSVKKRLSSESSVGMSFTEFTYQLVQGYDFLYLYREHDCTLQMGGSDQWGNITTGTELIRRKESGKAFALTCPLITKADGTKFGKTEGGNVWLDAERTSPYKFYQYWLNTSDADAEKYIKIFTFLNKEEIEALVEKHQEAPHLRELQRKLAEEVTIMVHSEEEYQNAVKASEVLFGKSTADDLKKLNEKTFLDVFEGVPQAEIEKSEILNGLDMIGALSARTNFLNSNGEARRALKENSVSVNKEKVKEDYTITEEDLINGKYVIINKGKKNTYIIRAV from the coding sequence ATGAGCAAGAATTTCGTAGAAGAACTTACCTGGAGAGGAATGTTACATGATGCGATGCCAGGAACTGATGAGCATCTTATGGAAGCCATGCGAAGTGCTTATGTAGGCATTGATCCTACGGCAGATTCGCTGCATATCGGGCACTTAGTAGGGGTGATGATGTTGCGACACTTTCAGCTTTGCGGGCACAAACCCTATGCACTTATTGGTGGGGCAACGGGGATGATCGGGGACCCTTCCGGGAAATCTGCTGAGAGGAATTTGCTGGATGAAGAGACTTTGCGACATAACCAGAATTGCCTGAAGGAACAATTGTCACGATTCCTGGACTTTAATAGTGAAGCAGAAAATACTGCGGTACTGGTCAATAATTACGATTGGATGAAAGATTTCAGTTTTCTGGAATTCATCCGGGATGTGGGAAAACACATCACCGTTAATTACATGATGGCAAAAGATTCGGTAAAAAAGCGTCTTTCTTCGGAATCTTCCGTGGGGATGTCTTTTACTGAATTTACGTATCAATTGGTTCAGGGTTATGATTTTCTGTATTTGTACAGGGAGCATGACTGTACACTGCAAATGGGTGGTAGCGACCAGTGGGGGAATATCACCACCGGAACGGAACTAATCCGAAGGAAGGAAAGCGGGAAAGCCTTTGCGCTTACCTGCCCACTGATCACGAAGGCCGACGGGACGAAATTTGGAAAAACCGAAGGCGGAAATGTCTGGTTGGACGCAGAAAGAACTTCGCCATATAAATTTTACCAGTACTGGCTGAATACGAGTGATGCTGATGCTGAAAAATACATCAAGATCTTTACATTTTTGAACAAAGAAGAGATCGAGGCTTTAGTGGAGAAACACCAGGAAGCGCCACATCTTCGGGAGCTGCAACGCAAGCTTGCTGAAGAAGTGACCATTATGGTGCATTCCGAAGAAGAATATCAAAATGCGGTAAAAGCTTCTGAAGTATTATTCGGAAAAAGTACTGCGGATGATCTTAAAAAACTGAATGAGAAGACCTTTTTAGATGTATTTGAAGGAGTGCCTCAGGCTGAAATTGAAAAATCTGAAATCCTAAACGGCCTGGACATGATCGGGGCGCTTTCAGCTAGAACCAATTTCCTGAATTCCAACGGGGAAGCCAGAAGGGCTTTGAAAGAGAACTCGGTTTCCGTGAATAAGGAAAAGGTCAAAGAAGATTATACGATCACCGAAGAGGACCTGATCAACGGGAAATAT